Proteins found in one Planococcus citri chromosome 2, ihPlaCitr1.1, whole genome shotgun sequence genomic segment:
- the LOC135834272 gene encoding phenoloxidase subunit 1-like isoform X4: MDKIKKDVENSNGEILKNGTGKPNAIFVHINDNETSTNQDPDVYFAKDIGLNWHYRHWYEVNPFLELEQPLFPMNLSRGELFYYEHQQLLARYNFERLCNGLSAVESSQFNITELKLEQGSNETSFADLSKSYEMSFISNLDNTDQKSKGLLDNILQAETALRDPMFYRRCKHMDDSFYQKKKNLNQYTDDIRFEGINISKVEILPQILETFWEKDAINITQKMAPSVFEKIYAVHTHLQHEEFEYKIEVENNFTDNENVSGTVRIFLAPHSEEKIPYEEKRRTFVEMDKFVFNFTGSQTTVITRKSGESTVINGTCGWPRHLLVGKGTEQGFPCDLFVIITKNEKDETDNDRRPLGFPFDRDILKEDGATKNDILDTRLPNMSLTQIKIKHLAQTKCSESLKGLGYPCQQ; this comes from the exons atggataaaattaaaaaagatgTCGAAAATAGCAATGGTGAAATTCTAAAGAACGGTACAGGAAAACCAAACGCG ATATTTGTGCACATAAATGATAATGAAACTTCAACCAATCAAGATCCGGATGTCTACTTCGCAAAAGATATTGGACTGAATTGGCACTATCGTCATTGGTATGAAGTTAACCCATTCCTCGAACTCGAGCAGCCACTTTTCCCAATGAATCTAAGTCGAGGAGAATTGTTCTATTACGAGCATCAACAATTGTTAGCAAG GTACAATTTCGAAAGACTATGCAATGGATTATCTGCAGTTGAATCATCTCAGTTTAATATAACCGAATTG aaacTTGAACAAGGAAGCAATGAAACTTCGTTCGCAGACCTAAGTAAAAGTTATGAGATGTCATTTATCTCTAATTTGGATAATACAGATCAAAAGTCGAAG GGATTATTGGACAATATTTTGCAAGCAGAAACAGCTCTACGAGATCCAATGTTTTATCGTCGATGCAAACATATGGATGACTCGttttatcaaaagaaaaaaaatttgaaccaatacACCGACGAT ATACGATTCGAAggtattaatatttcaaaagtagAAATACTACCTCAAATTCTTGAAACTTTTTGGGAAAAAGATGCGATTAATATCACACAAAAAATGGCACCctctgtatttgaaaaaatttacgccGTTCACACCCACTTACAACATGAAGAATTCGAATACAAGATTGAG gttGAAAATAACTTTACTGACAATGAGAATGTCTCAGGCACGGTGAGAATTTTCCTAGCTCCACATTCAGAGGAGAAAATTCCATACGAGGAAAAACGACGAACATTCGTGGAAATGGATAAGTTCGTATTCAATT TTACTGGCAGCCAAACCACCGTTATCACACGTAAATCAGGAGAGTCTACGGTGATCAATGGAACATGTGGTTGGCCTCGGCACTTACTCGTCGGTAAAGGTACAGAACAAGGTTTTCCATGTGATTTGTTTGtaattatcacaaaaaatgaaaaagatgag ACTGACAACGACCGCAGACCACTGGGATTCCCATTCGATCGCGATATCTTGAAAGAAGATGGTGCAACTAAAAACGATATTTTAGACACTCGATTGCCAAATATGTCGTTGAcccaaattaaaataaaacacctAGCACAAACAAAATGCAGCGAATCACTAAAGGGTTTGGGATATCCATGTCAACAGTGA